TGGGTTAATAATTGTCGAAGGGGGGTAACTGCTAGGTTTAAGTTTGACCTATTTTTCTCCTGAATAATTAACTATTCTAGCCAGAGTAGAACCTAGATTTTTTCATTCTTCACCAAGCTATCTTTCATTAAGTTATTTCTGATACGTTTATGAGCCAGACTATTCTTTCCATTAAAAATCTCACTGCCTCTGTTGATGGAAATCAAATTCTCAAAGGAGTTAACCTAGAAATTAAAGCAGGGGAAGTCCACGCCATTATGGGACGCAACGGTTCTGGTAAAAGTACTCTTTCTAAAGTAATTACTGGGCATCCCGACTATGAAATTACTGGCGGTGAAATTATCTACCAGGGGCAAGATTTATCAGCTTTGGAACCCCATGAGCGGGCCTTAGCGGGAATTTTTCTTGCCTTCCAATATCCTTTGGAAATTCCTGGCGTAAGCAATTTAGATTTCCTCCGCATTGCCTATAATGCTAAACGCAAACATTTAGGTTTAGAAGAATTAGACACCTTTGATTTTGAAGATCTAATTCAAGAAAAGTTAGACGTGGTGAAAATGAATCCCGCTTTTCTAGAAAGGAGCTTAAATGAAGGATTTTCTGGAGGAGAAAAGAAGCGCAATGAAATTTTGCAAATGGCAATCCTAGAGCCAACTTTATCCATCCTTGATGAAATTGATTCGGGGTTGGATATTGATGCCCTCCGCATTGTCTCTGAGGGGGTCAATTTTCTTAAAAATCCTGACAATGCCACCTTGGTTATTACCCACTACCAACGCTTGTTAAATTACATTATTCCTGACCATATCCATGTGATGTATGACGGTAAAATTGTCATGAGTGGAGGCAAGGAGTTAGCCCTGGAATTGGAAGAGAAGGGGTACGATTTCCTCGATGAACAGGTTTTGGCTCCCATTTAAACTTCTGTTTCAGCTTGGTTGCGTTATTTTCCATTCTGCTAGGCAAGTTGGCCGATCGCCAGGCATTATTGAGACAATTTGAGCTACTGCACTAACTAAACTAATCCACTTTGCCCATCTCCAAGGATACTGCCCATGACCGCCGCGATTTTAGCCGATGCCCTGACTCAAAAAGTTCACCAAACAGAGATAGACAAAGAACTGCAAGCCCTTAAGGAGCAAGCCATGGTCTCCGGGACGGAGGACTCCATTTTGGTGAATAAACGACAGGGAGCAGCCGATTTGTTGGGTAGTTTGCGGTTGCCCCATAAGCGGGATGAGGAATGGCAATTTACGGATTTAAGCGAGCTAAAAGCAATTGATTTTGTGGCCGCTGGTAAAGTTAGTCTGGATGTGGCGGCGGCGGAAAATTTCTACTTACCGGAAGCCCATCAAAGTCGCCTGGTATTTATCAATGGCTTTTTTACTCCAGAGTTGTCGAATACTAATGATTTACCCAGCGCCATTACTTGTCAATCCTGGACTAATCTTGCCGCCCATCAAAGGGAGCAGTTAGCCAACTATTTGGGGCAAAAAACGGACGGTAACGAAGTTTTTAGTAACCTTAATACTGCCGGGATGACAGATAGTGCGGTAGTCTGGATTCCCGCCAATACTGAACTGAAAAGTCCCATCCACTTACTGTTTTTAACGGTGGTTGATCCAACCCCTATCATGGTGCAACCCCGTTTGTTAGTGGTAGTAGAAAATAACGCCCAAGTAACCATCGCCGAGTCCTACGGAGCGATCAGCACCAATTGCACGGATCGCCCGCAGCAACAGCCCTACTTTAACAACATCGTCAGCGAAATTTATTTAGGGGAAAATGCCCAGGTTACCCATATCCGTAACCAACGGGACTCCGGTGATAGCTTCCACATTGCCACCACGGCGATCGCCCAGGGGAAACAAAGTCGTTACCGATTAATTGATGTTAACTTAGGCGCAAAATTATCCCGTCATAATTTGCAAATGACACAGCAGGAAGAAGCCACGAAAACTGAATTTTTGGCCTTAACTATCCTGGCGGGACGGCAGGTGAGCGACACCCACAGTACCATAGCTTTAAACCATCCCCATGGGGCAACCAATCAACTCCATAAATGTATTGTGGATGAATATGCCCAGGCAGTTTTTAGCGGTAAGGTTTTAGTACCCCAGGCGGCCCAATTGACCAACGCCCAACAGTTAAACCGTAATTTGGTGTTATCTTCCAAAGCCCGTATTAATACAAAACCTGAGCTACAAATCACCGCTGATAATGTTAAATGTTCCCACGGAGCTACCATTAGCCAGTTGGAGGCGGACGAGGTCTTTTATCTCCGTAGTCGGGGCCTAAATGATTATGATGCTCGCCATTTATTGATTGATGCCTTTGCTGGGGAAATTCTGGATCAAATTCCCTTAGCCTCTTTGCAAGGACGTTTGCGGCAATGTGTTTCCTGTCGGACTATTTAGTCAGTCAGCAAACTCGGTATTTTAGTTGATTTTTTAGTTAGCCTTAGTATTCTTTGATTTTTAAGCCATGGTTGCTCTCCAAATTCCCAGCCTTGCCGCCACTGTCCGCCAAGATTTTCCCATCTTAAATCAAGAAATTAATGGCCATCCCCTGGTGTATTTGGACAATGCCGCCACCTCCCAAAAACCCCGGGCTGTGCTGGAAAAATTGATGCATTACTATGAAAACGATAATGCTAATGTTCACCGGGGAGCCCATCAACTAAGTGTGCGGGCTACTGATGCCTACGAAGCAGTTCGGAATAAAGTGGCAAAATTTATTAATGCCCGATCGCCAAGGGAGATTGTTTACACTCGTAACGCCACGGAAGCGATTAATTTGGTGGCCTATAGCTGGGGGATGAATAATCTCAAAGCAGGGGATGAAATCATTACCACCGTGATGGAACATCACAGCAATTTAGTGCCTTGGCAAATGGTGGCGGCCAAAACCGGGGCTGTACTAAAATTTGTCCAATTAGACGAGCAAGAAAGCTTTGATTTAGAACATTTTAAAACTCTACTTTCTGAAAAGACTAAGTTGGTCACTGTTGTTCACATTTCTAACACCTTGGGCTGCGTTAACCCGGCGGAAGAAATTGCCCAATTAGCCCACCAAGCTGGGGCTAAAGTGTTAGTTGACGCCTGCCAAAGTGCGCCTCATTACCCTCTGGACGTACAACTAATTGATTGTGATTGGTTAGTGGCCAGTGGTCACAAAATGTGCGCTCCCACGGGCATTGGGTTCCTTTACGGCAAAGAAGAAATCTTAGAAGCCATGCCTCCCTTTTTTGGCGGCGGCGAAATGATTGCTGAAGTCTTTTTTGATCATTTCACCACTGGAGAGTTGCCCCACAAATTTGAAGCGGGGACCCCGGCCATTGCCGAGGCGATCGCCTTAGGAGCGGCAGTGGATTATTTAACCGACTTAGGGATGGAAAATATTCATAACTATGAAGTGGAATTAACCCATTACCTCTGGCAAGGCTTGGGGCAAATTCCCCAACTGCGACTTTACGGCCCCAATCCCAAACACGGCGATCGGGCCGCTTTAGCGTCCTTTAACGTGGCGGGACTCCACGCCAGCGACGTGGCCACCATGGTGGATCAAGACGGTATCGCCATCCGTTCCGGGCACCATTGCACCCAACCGTTGCACCGATTGTTTGACGCTTCCGGCAGTGCTAGGGCCAGTCTGTATTTCTACAACACCAAAGAAGAAATTGACCTATTTTTACAATCTTTGCAAGCAACCATTCGCTTCTTTAGTGATGACGACTTTACCGTTTAACTGCCTCAGCAAACCTAATTTTGAGGTAATCA
The genomic region above belongs to Synechocystis sp. PCC 6803 substr. PCC-P and contains:
- the sufC gene encoding Fe-S cluster assembly ATPase SufC, whose product is MSQTILSIKNLTASVDGNQILKGVNLEIKAGEVHAIMGRNGSGKSTLSKVITGHPDYEITGGEIIYQGQDLSALEPHERALAGIFLAFQYPLEIPGVSNLDFLRIAYNAKRKHLGLEELDTFDFEDLIQEKLDVVKMNPAFLERSLNEGFSGGEKKRNEILQMAILEPTLSILDEIDSGLDIDALRIVSEGVNFLKNPDNATLVITHYQRLLNYIIPDHIHVMYDGKIVMSGGKELALELEEKGYDFLDEQVLAPI
- a CDS encoding SufS family cysteine desulfurase; amino-acid sequence: MVALQIPSLAATVRQDFPILNQEINGHPLVYLDNAATSQKPRAVLEKLMHYYENDNANVHRGAHQLSVRATDAYEAVRNKVAKFINARSPREIVYTRNATEAINLVAYSWGMNNLKAGDEIITTVMEHHSNLVPWQMVAAKTGAVLKFVQLDEQESFDLEHFKTLLSEKTKLVTVVHISNTLGCVNPAEEIAQLAHQAGAKVLVDACQSAPHYPLDVQLIDCDWLVASGHKMCAPTGIGFLYGKEEILEAMPPFFGGGEMIAEVFFDHFTTGELPHKFEAGTPAIAEAIALGAAVDYLTDLGMENIHNYEVELTHYLWQGLGQIPQLRLYGPNPKHGDRAALASFNVAGLHASDVATMVDQDGIAIRSGHHCTQPLHRLFDASGSARASLYFYNTKEEIDLFLQSLQATIRFFSDDDFTV
- the sufD gene encoding Fe-S cluster assembly protein SufD, which translates into the protein MTAAILADALTQKVHQTEIDKELQALKEQAMVSGTEDSILVNKRQGAADLLGSLRLPHKRDEEWQFTDLSELKAIDFVAAGKVSLDVAAAENFYLPEAHQSRLVFINGFFTPELSNTNDLPSAITCQSWTNLAAHQREQLANYLGQKTDGNEVFSNLNTAGMTDSAVVWIPANTELKSPIHLLFLTVVDPTPIMVQPRLLVVVENNAQVTIAESYGAISTNCTDRPQQQPYFNNIVSEIYLGENAQVTHIRNQRDSGDSFHIATTAIAQGKQSRYRLIDVNLGAKLSRHNLQMTQQEEATKTEFLALTILAGRQVSDTHSTIALNHPHGATNQLHKCIVDEYAQAVFSGKVLVPQAAQLTNAQQLNRNLVLSSKARINTKPELQITADNVKCSHGATISQLEADEVFYLRSRGLNDYDARHLLIDAFAGEILDQIPLASLQGRLRQCVSCRTI